aacggtGAGGTAATCAACTTTGTAGTGAGGACTCGTGAAACTTGTGCTATCTCGTAGGAGAGATGACAAGGTGAGAAAGGGATCTCATCATCTTGTGTACACGGACATTTCTACGTCCAGCTTTCCGTTTGGCCACTTGAGAAATTGTGGAGTTGGCGTTCATTAACTCGCTGCGCAGCGGGTCTTGTCTATGTCATCAcaaggatatttttttttttatacccaATTTTCACGTCTTTCTTTTGACACGAAACTAATTATTCAAATGACGTCGTCTTTGCCTTTGTTTCCCACTTTCGACGAGCGTCTTCCTCTCACTTCGTGTTGCTAATTCTCAATCCACTTTGTCTTTATAACAATCACGAATTCCTTTCAATCCTTCTATGCAAATAAGGACGatgggaaaattaaaaaaaaaagggttaagGCGATTAGACTTTCATAGAATAGGCTACAGTGGTGTTGCATCGATGTAGGGCCACTTCTGTATGTTCCCATCAATGATGTACCAACCGACCATCATAGGACGCAAGTGTTAGCCTTCGTAGATTATGAACGTTAAGACTGAAAACATCAAGACGCCAAACGAGTTTACTAAACCCTTTCAACGGGATTACAAAACGCCACAGCGGACCAGAGGGGCTGGGCTGCTGACTTGGTTAGAGCCGGGGATTTCCCGACGGAATACAAAAGTTTAGCCAGCCATGGCAGCTTGATTTCAACGTATGCACTTTACAGCTGTGTTGCGTGTGTACATTGACGTCGTGAAACGCGTACGGGACAACTGATGGCGAACGCTTGTAAAAGTTTACAAAAGAATACTAGTCGATTTCATTCTTGAAAGAGGTTTTCACGTCAAGGGATGTTCGGAGTTCGTTCACGAACGAGACCACACAGTttagataataaaaaagaagaggagaaggagagaaatagaagcacgaaaaaaaaaaaaaaaaaaaactttgcgGCCCTTCTTGTGTGAACGTCAAACAATATGAGCcgagatgaaaaagaaatcaaagattTTTGTTGACGGAAAATTCCGGTCCGATGGACATGTTTCCGTTTCACGAGGCGTGCCCCCCTCTAAGGCCGTTTTCGCTCTGGCTCGTGTTACATATTGCATTTGATGAAATCGCGAGTTTGCTTATGTTGCCTGAGATGTcccaacaacacacacacaaaaaaagagatgtttGTTTGTGTCATAAATTGACCATCTTACCGTAAAAGCTGGTCATGTCGAGCGGTTTCCTCTGAATGAGGCGGTGACTCTTGTGCAACTCGCGGACCAGCAACTGACAACTGCAGAAAAAATGGACCAAATGGTCCTTGTCCAGCGGAATTCCAGCGGCGATATCACTGAGGagcaatgaaaataaatgcaTCAAAAATTACATCGTCCCCATATGTAACGTAGCTACCATAGTATAGCattctattgtttttgttcctCATCCaatactatatatatatacagtatatatatcgTGTAAAGAGCTGGAACTTAATCCTTTTTCAATCGTCGGGTAATTGCGCGATGGCCATTGCATTTTCCCCGTACTAGTTGGCCTGAGGATCGTTTGCGTGTTCCCAAACAggcctttatttattttttttttttgtcctttagACCGTAgccctttttgtgtgtgtgtgtgtgtgtgtttaaggCCGATCGTGTGTATCGATTGATtcttggtaaaaaaaaaataaaacgaacgaagaaaaaagaaaggctgaAAATTGATGGTCAGAAAATAGGCGTGGCAATAGGGAACTGTTGTGCGGCTATTCAAGCAACGAgctcaaacgaaaagaatCAAACCAGTGAAGTATAATGATGCAGCCCTCCCCTCAAATCAATAGCCAATTTCGCTGAATACCCAAACTCCGTCTCTATACTTCCACCCTTCaatcagcctttttttttttttctctctctctctaacaTGTACACGGAGCTCTTGGGTATTAACTAAGTCCGTCCAATGCCCACCTCCATCAGCCCGTTGATGCGTGTCTTTTATATTCATTGGCAATCCTCGTTACAAAAAGACGAAGCCCCCAAAATCGATCTACATTTAGCGCCGTCAGCTGATTCACTGTGCCCACGTTCTCGATTCATCCGACTTCAAAGAGCCACATCCGTTCATGTCTCCCCTCTACACTATAACATATCTTCAAAGAGCACTCTACCTCTTTCTTATTTCCTAATTTGATTTGTTGCCTAGCAggttccttaaaaaaaatcacgtgaaATCCCGGGAACATTTTGGAGCCCCCCTCCTCCCGGCCGGTAGGAGATGGTACGTACCTGTGTATCTGCGGCAGAAGGAGCTGGTTGGTGTGTTTGCAAGACTCGACGCACTGTCGCCGCAACCGTCGGATCTTCTCTCGGACTTCGGGCGAGTCTTTGGGCTGCCCGATGGTGATGAGTAGTTGCCGAAACTGGGCCACTAGGCTGTTCAGTTCGCCGATCATCTGAAACGACATACggaattcatttgttttatacaACTGCCATGGACACCGTTGATTCTCCGCTACGAAGGTAGGCCTATTTAAATTAATCACGACTATTTTATGTGAATCGTTTTagtgtttagtttttttgtttttttttgtattattcaTTCATTAACGCCTTGAATGAATAATGAAGTGTGGGCGTCCCACTCAATAAGGACAGGCGCTTAAATGCTGCTGTGCGTATTTCGTGAGTAGTATTCGACATTCCGTTTTCGGTTCGTCATGAACGGGTACTTGACGAGCCACTTGCGCGCATAGAAAATACTCGTTTAATTAGTCAATATTGTTCCATATTCATCACGGAGGATATTAGCATGATGAAAACGCCCTGGCCAAAGGGAATTCTCTTTActaagaattctttttttttttttttctccccttttggCTTTTCATCGTTCTCTCGTTTTGCTCCCGAAATGAAGGTCAATGAAGCGATGAAGCGAAACCTGTAAGGAAGTCAAGATTGTGctttatctctttttctctctgtgcTGGTAAACCCGGTTGGCTGCGCTTCGTAATGAAACTAAATTCGGTACGGCAAGTAGACGGagatattcaaaaaaaaaataaaaaagtatgTGAAACTGCGTAATTTCGCGATGCGTCTCTCTTCGAATTCTTGCGTTTCCAATCGTTAGATTCCCTTGGAAGCCGAGCTTAAGACACTTTAAGGTTGGACATGACAGTCCAAGTGTTGCCAAAACTtttgatgggaaaaaaaaaatttcatctcATTTTACGGGTcgcaattctttttctgtttttaatcGATTAGTTCGCTCTCGGACGAATTTCAAAGCGCCGAAATGCAAATCAATCACGTGCgtttagtctttttttttttttcttttcgaaatgaaAGATTGACGACGATCGATATTGAAATTTGGTGACAGTTCAAAGCATTGCATGGATAAGTAAATAGACatttcaagaagaagaagaaaaaaaaaaaaaaaggccttctATTGGACCTGGTAATATCAGTCGGAttaacagcaaaaaaagaggacGAATGAGACGTGCGGCTGTGCAATCAAGACTTTCGGAAATGAAACGATTAAAATGGCAGAAAATCTGTAGACTTttgaaagaggggggggggtcaaaatgtttgtcttcttttgtaCCGGTTACTCGACAGCGCAGATGCCTTCTAAAAATATaatggagaaagagagagagagagagtgagcCACATTGATTTTCAATACTCTCATCGTAATGCTCGGTTGATCAACAAGCCGAAGTAATAACAGCTGTGACATGACTCTCATGGCCCACGAATAATATGAACGAGCACTACTTTGCAATTCAAATGgagccaaaaaacaaaacaaaacaaaacaaataaaaacacatgGCATTCTCATTTTCAAAGGCCAAAGCAAATATCGAACCGAGAGACctcctccctctctctcttcatcacgatttttttctccgtttCAATGTGTGCACTTCGTCGAAGAGATTGCAATAGCTGATGTGTGAgcgcaattttttttgcaatttgccATCGAGCTGACAGTTTTGAGCGGGGAAACGATGCGGCGAAGTTTGCGTGGCTTTTAATGTCGGCCGTTAACCGGACGTTATCCTCTACGccatgcacacacacacacatcagaAACACAGTGCGCGTTACAATTACACCAAGACCAGCGTCTCGCATCCTAgaaggcgggggggggggccctCCAATGATTTATCGccattctttccttttgattatttctttcgttttcatccgaGTGAATTGACGCTGTGCACGCACCCGTTTTATATAGACACAAGCGTTGAGCCTATACATGGCCTATAAACTGTATTACATATCACTTTCTCGGCCTGGTAGCCAACTGCCAATGTCGTTGATAACACGCGCTGCACAATTCAACAGCTGCTGCCTTACGTCCCCactacgaaaaacaaaagggaaatgttGTGATgaaatgggcaaaaaaaaaaaaaaaagaaacgtaaaaatTGGGAGGAAACAAAGTGTGTGGCTTCTATCataaacagaagaaaaaaaagttggggggggggggaggcagtCTCTGTGGTtcgtaaagaaataaaaaaaaaagctgcgcTGTTTTGTTGTGATAGTCATAATGGTCATAAACGTGGGAATTGTAAACAATAAAGCTGCACAAACTGTCGGTCGCTAATTAAAGAGGAAAGACACAAACAATgactttgatttttctttctctccttttttttttttttttttttttgttttttttttttgctttgacgATGGCCGTACGTATAGGGGCGTGTATATGTATAGTGAGATTATAATGAATAGGATCCTCGTTGACTCGTTATAACATTCTCCGGAAGCCATCCTTATATAGACGTGGCTTTCTTTACGTGATGCTTCTTCCGTAATACGTCCTTTCATTcttccttatttatttatttattttttttgttttcatataaATATAGAGTACACTACTGAGTAAATCAATCGccattcttttccttttgaatgCGTCGCTGTTGGTTGTTCGTACCTTGGCAACTGtcgtgaaaaaacaaaaacccgaGCCGATGATATCGACCGTAAACATTCTCGCGTATAATTATCCTCTGCTATTCCTAATACGATTCAGCTGAAACGGCCCTTGCTCCTATCGCGATCGTCGAGTCGCTAAATTGCGGCAAATAATTGAGCagttagtttaaaaaaaacaaaagcaacaaGCAGCGCAATGATGAACGAGGCTACATCGTTTATTTATGTATGACAACATAAACAGCAAAGGAAACTGCCGAGTAAAAACGCGATACAATTGATTTGACGGgttgttatatttttctttttttgccttctttttcgAAAGTGCAACAACCTGAGTCTATTACACGagagcataaaaaaaaaaaaggaaatgaaaggcGGATAACTGGTATGTTTGGTGTATATTATATTACATATATCGATCAGTTGTAAAGGGAAAAAGCGTATGGCTGATCTGAACATGTAGAAACACGGAAAGGAGAACTCTCCACACTTGACGATTCGGATAAAGACACGGgcaaatttgtttaaaaagaaaaagcgagcCCTTCGTCAAAAGGAAACGAGATCAATATTctatcgatttttcttttagatacGTCTACGTGCTAGACGATACTATATCTgaatttttatgtattttctctttttttcgcaCTTCATCGCTCGTCCGTTTCATCCTTCGCTGCTATagaaaataggaagaaaaaaggaaaacaggcACGCGTACGTACGCGCGAATTCGGTGAAAGGTTTTCTTCGCaccgaggaaaaaaaaaaaaaaaaacgaaggaaaaacaaaagaaaaatatttcaatcgCGTTGCATATGCGTCTTTTCCCATCCatatgtttttcaaaaacgcaTATATCCCACATCGTttgtgggaaagaaaaaagagaaaaagaatgggaGGGGTGGGGGGACAAGTTATTCTGTAAGTTGTCCATGtgagaaacaaaaggaagaataaaaattgcgaatattcttaaaaaaaaaaaaaaaaaaaaaaaaaaaaagaatcggtTGAAAGTCTCTGGTTGACAATCAGGAAGTGAAAACACGCGCCGTGGAAATGAATGTGCCGCTGTATTAGTACGTTGTCGTCTAGATAATTATCTGCGTtcatttcgtgttttgttttggcgcGCACGTCACAGCCGAGAGATTGGACTTGAATGGCGAGACACTGACGTTCTGCTGCGCTCATTTTGACGCCGCGCCGTGCATACGTAATTCGTTTGACTGACACCCATACACCTACAGATACGTACTTTAAGCGTGACGTACCTTTTGAGCCCTGTGATTGGCATTGGCGGGATTGTGATGCTCGTCGATGGAAATTTCATAATCGGCTGACGTCGGCATTATGTCGTCCCAGCAGCTGCCGTCCCTTTATGTATAATGTGGCTTCGACTATACGCACAGCACAAGCCTCAGATGATGATGTGAAATGTTTGGCGCGACACGCTAGCCAGCGCTGAAATAATGCGGACGAAATTGCAGTTGGTCGGTGCGAATGAATCGTGACGATTGGACGACGCCATTCAGAGcggccgaaaagaaaaaaaaaaaaaaaaaatcactttcaAGATCGATGGGCGACGATCGGCCGCAACCGCTGCCGTTCCAGGTGTAACTGTGCAATTGCGAGATGTTGGTTATCCATTGGACGTGGCTGAAATGTGAGAGTCCATGTGCGATGACGAACGCACTCGGAACGAAAATTTGGGCGGCACGAACGGCCTTCGGCCCAGCGGGTAAAAATAAACGCGGAACAGttctcactttttcttttttttttttttctttctttttttggaatattcaaattattttcttGGCTCATCTAgatgttgaaaatgaaaggcaccgtttctctttattttttatttttttttttttgttctgtttggTTTGGATTGTTGTTGGGCCTACTCACTTCAAACACAGACCTCTGGTGTTTAGAAAGGACCGTTGCCTAACAGCCAGCTGTCGGTCAACATCGAAATGGAACgacatcatttttctttcaaacaatTTACGTTTAACCAAATGAATTTTCAGAGGACAGGCTGAATCACCCGGCGGTCTAAAATAGCCAATGTTTTGGAATTTGAATGTGAGGCCGACGTTGGCTATGCGGATAAGTCAAATACGTGATACCGCCGATCTGTTTTGCCTGTGTCAAATTGCTTCTGCGTGCGTCACACTCGTAACTGTatttaagataaaaaaaagggacgagaAGAAatctaggaaaaaaaaaaaataacgtcaCTCTGCCAACGGCAGTCCGTTCCAGACTGAGACGCTACACGTCGAGCGGCGTGCACGTTACTACTCTCTTTTTGCTTTCGTGGAGAGTGCGTGGTAGTGTCGTTCCCCAGTCAGCTGAGTGCCGTGTGCAGGgttcgtttcttttccttggCTACGCATACCGTCACAAATGTATTCACAAAACTCAACGCTCGTCCCTTTACAGCAACCTTTGCTTTGCTACTAggatttttcaaattacaTTTCGGACGTGAACCCCCGCCGACTTGATGCAAAACGTGAGTACACTTTTTTGATTTGCCATTCTTATTCGCATCTTTTGGTTGTTGGACATGCACAACATTCGCCGCGAACGCTTGCTATTATTCTGCTGTCAATTTGCTCGACAATGATTTGCTAGAATTgcgacatctttttttctgggtAGATAACTGATAAACAGCAACGCGTTTATACCCGCGGACACAGTCGGCAGCTGTCGTGATTTTACCGTTCGATATAGATTTTTCGTTCTCCTGCGTATATACATACCTGCTGCttcaattgaaaaacgaaataatgAACCTGTTAGCGTAATGTGCTTATTGTTAAAAGCTATTCGCATGTTGCAATGGCGGTTGTTCGAACTTGCCACCGTTTTCTCGGAATACTCCATCTACTTGAATTTCTAATTCAATAGCCTAGCATAATAGAATCGAGCTTCTATCTCGTTTGTGCAATGCTACGCGAATTGGCGATGCACAGCAGCTGTGCCACACACTGCGTATAACTTCCTACACACtcacgcaaaagaagaaaaaaaaagcaataagaAATAATGGAAAGAAATATTTAACTGCAACCGACGTCGAGACAGAGCCAACAAATAtgcacaacaaaagaaataaaagtaaaaagtgGTAATGGAACACAGGATAGTCAATAcgtcaaagcaaaaaaaaaaaaaaaggggggggggggatcgaTGATGAGTAATAAGAGAGACATGAGGTGAAATCAATAGGTCTATACGGTTATACAAGCTTGGCTCTTTTCATTGGGTATGGGATATAGCAACATCTATATGTATATACGTACATATGACAACAGATCGTGTAGTCTAGAACACACAACACGTCCCCGCCATCTCGAAGAGGCTCGGCGTCTGAATGATGTGCTACAAATAGCCTTAACGGATTTCGCCAGAGAAAATGGAATTGAACCAAGCAACTGCCTAAATATATAGGGTCATATctctctataaaaaaaaaatggatgaacgtcaaattggattttcattttttctttttgtagtgATAAAAAGCCCAGGCAAAAGCTATACACGGCAGCCCAGATTTCAATGTAGTCTACATAACAAAGcgaaacacacaaacaaaacaaaaaaaagcaggaTCTCGATAAGGTTCTTTGATACCTGGTCGATATCTACGCGATGCTTTGTACATCCCTTTTAAGCACCAGGTATATGGGGTTTGTCCAGCGATCGGGGTGCTCTTCACAATCTGCTCTCGTATAAAAGTAAGCTCTGCGTTTTCCTCGTCTATTgtctgtttcctttttttttttttttttttgaaaggctTTCAATTCTGGTGAAACTGGAGCTGTTAGTTCAGCAACTGCCTTTTGATCATCCAAACACGTCCTTCGGTCGCTTGCTTGAAATGAAATGCCAGCCAGGATTTTAAAGCGTGAACAcagtcgttttcttttaaagacgAACAGCGAATGGTTGGGAAGAATGAGGTTTTTTTGCACGACATGTGGGATATTTCCGAGAATTTCATCATCTTAAACgacgagtttttttgtttttttttggcagctAAAGTGAGTTGGCCGAGCAAACGCTCGACTGTGTCATCGTACTGACTTCCAAAATCAAATCGACTCAACCCATCTCAGTTATTGCCCCCTGTGAAATAGTGTGTAGCAAACTTcaaaacatttctcttttgaagACGACTGTATCATCGCACAGACTGGCTAACCTGTACCCCAATAAAAGTGGAGTGCAGACTCGGAAACTAACACAATACGTCAAAACGCTGTGCGGTGTATCATTAACggaattgattcaatttatttatttattttttttttttttcgttttcctgttGACCGAAAACAACCCGCCTCGGCTTCTTTCTAATATCCGATTCGAAATCTGAGAGAGTCCTTACCCGAGTGACGGAAGTGGAGGgccaaaaaaaagtattgaaGGATATTGGATTCATATTGTCGTTCATAATAAAATTCTATTTGAGAAAATGCAGTCCACGTAGGGAAGATTTTTAAAGCGAATCGCGTACGAAAGTATATCagaaggggagagagagagagagagagagagagagagagagagagagagagacactaAAGGCAATAATACGGTTAGATAGATCCATATGAGCCATATATACGAGTGTACGCTGTTGATGAATGGGGGtttttgaatgattaaaaatggattGCCCTTTGCCACCGTCGGGTGTATATAGATGATTTAACACCCAGCGCTTTCACGTGCACACTGCAGTGGGTACTCTGTTTAAATAAACATCAATTGCACAGCACATAGACGGCATGTGGATTGATACAGATACGTCTCTGCCTGCGGCTCCAGGGAGTCTGTCTATAGTTCCCCATTTTCGGGCTAATGTTCAACTTGATCCATTATCGTTCAGACGCACTCGGCGTTGCTGTGTTTCCCCCTGCCCCATGCAGAATCGCTATAACCGAGAAGTTGAATATTGCATACCATATAGAGACACATGAATAAAGCCTTTCCGTAAACTCACAAGTACCTATACTGAGCCGGTAGGCCTTTCGATATGTATCCATCGCTGAGGTATATGACACGGCCACATGTATACCAGTGTAATCCGTGCGTGGTCATGTCCGTGAATGATGATGTGTTTGTGTTGTGTTCTGGCCGGACTAGATGGTTCTTATGCTGTGTGTTTGTATAGTAAACAAACGCCTGGTGTACGCCAAGCTAAATTACTTGCACGTTGAAAACAGTATAGAGGATAACTAGAAAGAAATGACAAACACACGCATTTCTATTCTAAGCTAGAGCCAGACGATGCACAATCAAAACGTCCGTGTAACCCACACATTTCTATATCGATCGAGGAGGAAAGTCTTTCACAAGGACTTTGATGTTGCACGTTTTTGTGTAGCCTTTTGAAAGGTTTTCTGGTCCACCGTCATGAAGACTATGATTACATTTTTACAAGGTAAAAGAGCcaccattattttattttttttttttttttttagaaataaatCTACAGACACCGGAGATCTGTTCAAAGTTATTAGTATAGTAAACATCAGTTTGCATCAAGTAATTTATATACGGAAACAGCAACAAAGAGAGAATGAGTTAGCCATAGACACATCTACCGTGCTGGAGATAGAGATGTGTGCTGTGTATGGGGCCATTTTGCCGAGTAAATATAACGAGCGGCTAAAGTTGCCCCACCGAATCTCCCGCGGTCTATATTGTGTTCTCCGCTAGTGTATAACATAATAACTAGTGTGCGTCATCATTAGTCGAAGCGGCAACGCCCTGCGTCTTATCCCAGTAACAACTCGGAGCGAGCAACGAcgaggaacaacaacaaaaaaagtggTGAGTAAGCGAAGCCCGAAATCGGATTGAACCCAAAGTACGCACCTcgtgatgttttgtttttcttttttctttatgctGTTGAAAGTGTGTACCCAAAACCTCCATTCCTCTcttgaaaataacaaaagcaGAGCTAAACAGAAGGGGGTTGGAAATGAAATACTGGTTGCGAAAATCATTAGCGCCGTGCGGCTTACGTGTTTTCGCAGCTGACCCTAAGCTTACCCAGTAACATTTTTACGTTACAAATGAGAGCAACTAAACTCAGCCAGTGGACGGGGGTTATTATAATGCAAAACTTGTACTACACGAAGTAGAGATAAATCAGCGCCATGGTAGACGTGCAACAGTCACGACTTGCACTCGTTGTTATTCCATTCACTTATAGACGCATTCAGTTTTGGTGAAACTTCGGGCACGTGTGCTTTTATGTTTTCGCATTGATATTTGTATTTTCACGAAAAGGAAACATGTTACACGTtacagttcttttttttttttttttttgcagacgtTTATCTTAGGATTAACTCAGTTAGGACCGTGAAGTTTATACAGCCTAATTGATGGTATATATTATGAAGCTCGAATGAGCGCAGTGGATGGGATGCCGAGGGCATGGAGGATATCAAACGATGAGGACGCTCATCAGCCCAGAACGCCCATCAGTAGTTGAACGTGCACGCATTTCGCCGGCTCATCCTTTTTCATTCATCTTgctcgatttttttctttttttttttgctgcttttcttttcgtttgatcAGAAAATCCTCGTGAGACATCGCCTTTCTTTCTCGACGATCGTTCATTGTTAATTGTCTGGGTATACCATACATGTATATCTTCAGGCTAAATGTAAACGCCCCCTTTTAAATGGTTAGCCCCACTGTATACCTGTCGCTCATTCGACCAAGTGTGTTGTCTGCTATACTCAGGTGATCAGTCTGTCATACACACGCCCTGTGTTTTCTTCGTATGTAAATACGTCATCCATCGCGTTCTGAACTCTACGGTAAGGAAATTGTGCATTTCTGCTCGTGTGTATTACATTTCCTGATATGTTTGAAT
This genomic stretch from Daphnia carinata strain CSIRO-1 chromosome 4, CSIRO_AGI_Dcar_HiC_V3, whole genome shotgun sequence harbors:
- the LOC130694678 gene encoding uncharacterized protein LOC130694678; its protein translation is MPTSADYEISIDEHHNPANANHRAQKMIGELNSLVAQFRQLLITIGQPKDSPEVREKIRRLRRQCVESCKHTNQLLLPQIHSDIAAGIPLDKDHLVHFFCSCQLLVRELHKSHRLIQRKPLDMTSFYENRAGPSNLGTVFSQIILCKQLAPDFNAEELRSIRKDSEDIQRLIDDLSEFMPMEESYGRAFALAGEDKFSVWAKQRMLTNRRQRATSNPLCRNIRALCCFSKPSYL